The uncultured Methanomethylovorans sp. genome contains a region encoding:
- a CDS encoding 50S ribosomal protein L2, producing MGKRIISQNRGRGTPTYRAPSHKYKASLKHPKVDVNDTLTGTVVGIEHDPARSAPLAKVSFANGEERMILAPEGMAVGTTISCGAEAEVRPGNVLPLQKIPEGVPVCNIESKPNDGGQFARSSGVYATVVSHDKGKTVVQMPSGEMKWLNSKCRATVGIVAGGGRLDRPFLKAGKKYHKMKTRAAKYPRVRGVAMNVIDHPFGGGNRQHPGRPTTVGRNAPPGRKVGQIAARRTGKR from the coding sequence ATGGGTAAACGAATAATTTCACAAAATAGGGGTCGCGGTACACCTACCTATAGAGCTCCCTCTCATAAGTATAAGGCTTCTCTGAAGCATCCAAAAGTGGATGTGAATGATACACTGACTGGTACTGTAGTAGGCATAGAGCATGATCCCGCGCGTTCTGCCCCCTTGGCAAAAGTATCTTTTGCTAACGGTGAGGAACGAATGATACTGGCTCCTGAGGGTATGGCAGTAGGTACCACAATTTCATGTGGTGCTGAAGCTGAAGTAAGACCAGGCAATGTATTGCCACTTCAGAAGATCCCAGAAGGTGTCCCAGTTTGTAATATTGAATCAAAGCCAAACGATGGTGGCCAATTTGCACGCTCATCAGGTGTTTATGCGACTGTAGTTTCCCATGATAAGGGAAAAACAGTTGTACAGATGCCCTCAGGCGAAATGAAATGGCTTAATTCCAAGTGTCGTGCCACCGTTGGTATCGTCGCTGGTGGTGGAAGGCTGGATAGGCCTTTCTTAAAGGCAGGTAAGAAATATCACAAGATGAAGACGAGAGCTGCAAAGTATCCTCGTGTCAGGGGAGTTGCCATGAACGTAATTGACCACCCCTTCGGTGGAGGTAACAGGCAGCATCCAGGAAGACCAACAACAGTTGGTAGGAATGCCCCGCCCGGACGTAAGGTTGGACAGATAGCAGCACGCAGGACCGGAAAGCGTTGA
- the iorA gene encoding indolepyruvate ferredoxin oxidoreductase subunit alpha, which produces MSTREFMLGNVAIARGIIEGGGQVIAGYPGTPSSEIIDTLAAMEKRDFYVEWSVNEKVAFEVAAGAAIAGARSVVTMKHVGLNVASDPLMTLSYMGVKGAMIIISADDPSCHSSQNEQDTRKYAQFALMPCFDPSTPQEAKDMIPDAFSLSNKFQAAAIFRPTTRISHGKSNVKLGKITADMPQVKFEKIPERWIMMPKNARARHPYVLQVYEDIRKELENSPWNQLELKSGSKIAIISSGVASVYAKEAMKRLGQDVSFLKICAYPVPEGKITSILEHADKVLVIEELEPVVEDEVRIMAQKHGINVKVLGKSEGLVPRHGELNVDICMAAISKAFELSAVSPIATNLGLELPLRPPVLCPGCSHRAAFYVMKKVFGKDGIYPSDIGCYTLGVQSGAVDTTLCMGASITMSSGIYHAGEDHPICCSIGDSTFFHTGMNGLLNAVYNKADITVTIMDNRITAMTGHQPNPGMGRTAVGESTVAVSISDICHALGAEFVEESNPYNLMATEDVFKRAKDYKGTSVVITRQPCVIDLRRSGIKKAMFSIDAEKCTGCKACVRFGCPAIEFDVETKHARINNMCTGCGVCAQICKFGAITEVKK; this is translated from the coding sequence ATGAGCACACGTGAATTCATGCTTGGTAATGTCGCGATAGCGCGAGGCATCATCGAAGGAGGTGGCCAGGTGATAGCTGGTTATCCAGGTACTCCTTCCTCAGAGATAATAGACACTCTGGCAGCGATGGAAAAAAGAGATTTCTATGTGGAATGGTCGGTAAATGAGAAAGTGGCTTTCGAAGTGGCTGCAGGAGCTGCTATTGCAGGTGCCAGATCTGTGGTGACCATGAAGCATGTGGGGCTTAATGTAGCTTCCGATCCACTCATGACTCTCTCTTATATGGGAGTCAAAGGTGCAATGATAATAATATCAGCAGATGATCCTTCGTGTCACTCTTCACAGAATGAGCAAGACACGCGTAAATACGCTCAGTTCGCACTGATGCCTTGTTTTGACCCATCGACCCCCCAGGAAGCAAAGGATATGATTCCGGATGCTTTCAGTCTATCCAATAAATTCCAGGCAGCCGCTATTTTTAGGCCAACTACGCGTATTTCCCATGGCAAGTCCAATGTGAAATTGGGTAAAATAACTGCAGATATGCCACAGGTAAAGTTCGAAAAGATCCCGGAAAGGTGGATCATGATGCCAAAGAATGCAAGGGCAAGGCATCCATATGTATTGCAGGTCTATGAGGACATAAGGAAAGAACTTGAAAATTCTCCATGGAACCAGCTTGAACTTAAGTCCGGGTCAAAAATCGCTATAATTTCTTCAGGAGTAGCTTCGGTCTATGCCAAAGAGGCTATGAAAAGATTAGGGCAAGATGTCTCTTTCCTTAAGATATGTGCATATCCGGTTCCTGAAGGAAAGATCACCAGCATATTGGAACATGCAGACAAAGTGCTTGTGATAGAGGAACTTGAACCGGTCGTAGAGGATGAAGTACGTATCATGGCACAGAAGCATGGTATTAATGTAAAGGTATTAGGCAAGTCAGAGGGGCTTGTTCCCAGGCATGGGGAACTTAATGTTGACATCTGTATGGCTGCTATCTCAAAGGCATTTGAACTTTCTGCTGTTTCTCCAATAGCCACAAATCTGGGTTTAGAACTTCCTTTGCGTCCTCCGGTATTATGCCCTGGCTGCTCTCATAGGGCTGCATTCTATGTTATGAAGAAGGTTTTTGGTAAGGACGGCATTTATCCCAGTGATATTGGTTGCTATACTCTTGGTGTACAATCAGGTGCTGTAGACACTACCTTATGCATGGGTGCAAGTATAACGATGTCTTCAGGGATTTATCATGCAGGGGAAGATCATCCCATATGCTGTTCTATTGGTGATTCCACTTTCTTCCATACGGGAATGAACGGACTGCTCAATGCAGTATATAATAAGGCGGATATCACAGTAACTATAATGGACAACAGGATCACTGCAATGACTGGTCATCAGCCAAATCCCGGAATGGGCAGGACAGCAGTTGGGGAATCCACAGTAGCAGTATCTATATCAGACATATGTCATGCTCTTGGAGCGGAATTTGTGGAAGAGTCCAATCCATATAATCTCATGGCTACTGAAGATGTTTTTAAGCGTGCCAAGGACTACAAGGGTACATCTGTTGTGATAACAAGGCAGCCATGCGTAATCGACCTACGCAGGTCAGGAATCAAAAAAGCGATGTTTTCTATAGATGCGGAGAAATGTACCGGATGCAAGGCCTGTGTCAGGTTTGGCTGTCCTGCAATTGAATTTGATGTAGAAACTAAGCATGCAAGAATCAATAACATGTGTACGGGATGCGGTGTATGTGCTCAGATATGCAAGTTTGGGGCGATCACGGAGGTGAAGAAATGA
- a CDS encoding 30S ribosomal protein S19 produces MARKIGSKLPKRKGEFTYRGNTLEQLQAMSLEEFTELLTARERRSIRRGFNDHQKDVMQQVKDGASNVRTHYRNVIILPDMVGKTVSVYNGKSFLDFEIQPEMIGHRFGEFALSRSKVSHGSAGVGATRSSRFVPLK; encoded by the coding sequence ATGGCAAGAAAAATCGGATCAAAATTACCAAAACGAAAAGGTGAGTTCACATATCGTGGCAATACCCTCGAGCAGCTCCAGGCTATGAGTTTGGAGGAGTTCACAGAACTTCTTACAGCAAGGGAACGTCGCTCTATTAGGAGAGGCTTCAATGATCATCAAAAGGATGTAATGCAGCAGGTGAAGGATGGCGCAAGCAACGTGCGCACTCATTACCGAAATGTCATTATACTTCCGGACATGGTGGGTAAGACTGTTTCAGTGTATAACGGTAAAAGCTTCCTTGACTTTGAGATACAGCCTGAGATGATCGGTCACAGGTTCGGAGAGTTTGCATTGAGCCGTTCAAAAGTGTCTCACGGAAGTGCTGGTGTAGGAGCTACCCGTTCAAGCAGGTTCGTACCGCTGAAATAA
- the rpl4p gene encoding 50S ribosomal protein L4, whose amino-acid sequence MAKINVIGISGNPKGEISLPEIFNESYRPDLIKRAVLASQAKRYQPYGPRLYAGMETSAVSWGSGRGVAQIPRIVTGSRAARVPQAVGGRAAHPPKPEADRTEKVNKKERRLAIRSAVSATGNVELVRARGHKFEQSIQLPLVAENALQDLSKTKEVVQFLKTAGVFDDILRAKEGRNIRAGRGKLRGRRYKNRKSLLIVADAGSALFNSARNLAGVDIVSVDSISTELLAPGTHAGRLTIWTESAIAALEGMFV is encoded by the coding sequence ATGGCTAAAATCAATGTAATTGGGATTTCTGGTAATCCAAAGGGTGAGATCTCCCTGCCTGAGATTTTCAATGAGTCTTACAGGCCGGATCTTATCAAGAGAGCAGTGCTTGCATCTCAGGCTAAGAGATATCAACCCTATGGTCCTCGCTTATATGCAGGTATGGAGACTTCAGCAGTATCTTGGGGTTCAGGACGCGGTGTAGCACAGATACCAAGGATTGTAACAGGTAGCCGTGCAGCCAGAGTTCCTCAGGCAGTTGGTGGAAGGGCAGCACATCCTCCAAAGCCAGAAGCCGACAGGACTGAAAAAGTAAACAAAAAAGAAAGAAGACTTGCTATCCGATCCGCAGTTTCAGCTACAGGTAATGTAGAACTTGTAAGGGCTCGCGGTCATAAGTTCGAGCAGAGCATTCAGCTTCCCTTAGTAGCAGAGAATGCATTGCAGGATTTGAGCAAGACCAAAGAAGTTGTGCAGTTCCTTAAAACAGCTGGTGTGTTCGATGATATCCTGCGTGCAAAGGAAGGCAGGAACATTAGGGCTGGTCGTGGCAAGCTTAGAGGAAGAAGGTACAAGAACAGAAAGAGTCTGTTGATAGTAGCTGATGCAGGCAGCGCATTGTTTAATTCCGCAAGGAACCTTGCGGGTGTGGATATCGTTTCAGTTGATTCTATAAGCACTGAACTGCTGGCTCCAGGTACTCACGCAGGCAGACTGACCATATGGACAGAATCTGCTATAGCAGCTCTGGAGGGTATGTTCGTATGA
- a CDS encoding indolepyruvate oxidoreductase subunit beta, whose amino-acid sequence MSLAGISLFDLVIAGVGGQGTILASDIIGKTAVREGLPVMAAETHGMAQRGGSVVNHLRIGCEFGSLIPLKSADALLALEPSEALRYIESLSDDGIVLVNTEPVLPVTVTSGLSSYPDVGDIIDNLEQRFTVKAFNAVKLAKEAGHVQSMNTVMVGAVSKYLPLSKDVLMDCIRQSVPKKTVDLNIKAFELGRLQA is encoded by the coding sequence ATGAGTTTAGCAGGAATTTCACTATTTGATCTCGTAATAGCGGGTGTAGGTGGGCAGGGTACCATCCTCGCTTCGGATATAATCGGTAAAACTGCTGTAAGGGAAGGGCTGCCAGTAATGGCTGCTGAGACTCATGGGATGGCCCAGAGGGGCGGTTCTGTTGTTAATCACTTACGGATCGGCTGTGAGTTTGGCTCTCTGATTCCTTTGAAAAGTGCTGATGCTTTACTTGCCCTTGAACCTAGCGAGGCTTTAAGGTATATCGAATCTCTATCTGATGATGGCATAGTTCTTGTCAATACTGAACCGGTATTGCCTGTCACTGTAACTTCAGGCCTTTCGTCTTATCCTGACGTGGGTGATATCATTGATAATCTGGAACAGAGATTCACTGTCAAGGCCTTTAATGCAGTTAAACTTGCTAAAGAGGCTGGCCATGTGCAATCTATGAATACTGTGATGGTAGGGGCAGTATCTAAGTATTTGCCATTGTCCAAAGATGTGTTGATGGATTGTATAAGGCAATCAGTACCAAAGAAAACAGTGGATCTCAACATCAAGGCTTTTGAGCTTGGTCGGCTTCAGGCATGA
- the cca gene encoding CCA tRNA nucleotidyltransferase — protein sequence MENDVLKGLKEDVLERISPKPEERAYLKDIAELLVKKVERIACSMGLKEVSGNLVGSAARNTWISGTHDLDIFIMFPRDASRDDLEKNGLSIARKIAEESESFEERYAEHPYINMRYRGFDVDIVPCFRVESAACIRSAVDRTPFHNEFVKNNIHGIEQEVLLLKQFMKGVGIYGSELRTQGFSGYLTELLVIKYGSFDNVIASACEWQPGTYIDLNSHSNMQHAEPLVVVDPTDPKRNVAAALSLDKFCRFIDSCRKFVLSPTLDFFFPKSLAPMNDIELLQRLKSRGTDFIAIAFETPDVVEDVLYPQLYKMELAVVSLLEEHEYKVLNKGSWSGQRTVILLELMFATLPALRKHRGPPVWVHKHAESFKDKYENAEDVFAFYIENGAYVVEVPRKYPDVHSLLKDRLTSCSMGKQVSYAVKNGFEILVNKEIHGIADRDFKLFLRNWPGA from the coding sequence ATGGAAAACGATGTACTTAAAGGATTGAAAGAAGACGTTCTTGAAAGGATAAGCCCAAAACCCGAAGAAAGAGCTTACCTGAAAGATATAGCAGAACTGCTTGTAAAAAAGGTAGAGCGTATAGCCTGCTCAATGGGTTTGAAAGAGGTGTCCGGAAACCTTGTGGGTTCTGCTGCCAGGAATACATGGATATCCGGCACACATGACTTGGATATATTCATTATGTTTCCAAGGGATGCCAGCCGGGATGACCTTGAAAAAAATGGGTTGTCCATTGCTAGAAAGATAGCTGAAGAATCGGAAAGCTTTGAAGAACGGTATGCTGAACACCCCTATATAAATATGAGATATAGAGGATTCGATGTGGACATCGTTCCCTGTTTCAGGGTTGAATCAGCTGCTTGCATCAGGTCTGCAGTTGACAGAACACCCTTCCATAATGAATTTGTTAAAAATAATATCCATGGAATTGAACAGGAAGTGTTGCTACTAAAACAGTTCATGAAAGGAGTAGGGATCTATGGTTCAGAACTGCGAACACAGGGCTTCTCTGGATATCTTACAGAACTGCTCGTGATTAAATATGGTTCGTTTGACAATGTTATCGCGTCAGCTTGTGAGTGGCAGCCTGGGACATATATAGATCTGAACTCACATAGCAATATGCAACATGCTGAACCACTCGTTGTAGTAGATCCTACTGACCCGAAACGTAATGTTGCTGCTGCCCTTTCACTGGACAAATTCTGTAGGTTCATTGATTCATGCAGAAAATTTGTACTTTCACCTACATTGGATTTCTTTTTCCCTAAATCTCTGGCACCAATGAATGACATCGAATTACTTCAAAGACTTAAATCACGTGGAACAGATTTTATTGCTATCGCATTTGAAACACCTGATGTAGTGGAAGATGTACTATATCCACAATTGTATAAGATGGAACTTGCAGTTGTTTCATTACTGGAGGAACATGAATACAAGGTCCTTAATAAAGGATCATGGTCAGGGCAAAGAACAGTAATATTACTGGAGCTTATGTTTGCCACTCTTCCTGCCTTGCGCAAGCACAGGGGTCCACCCGTGTGGGTCCATAAACATGCAGAGAGCTTCAAAGACAAATATGAGAATGCTGAAGATGTTTTTGCTTTCTATATTGAAAATGGTGCCTACGTGGTAGAAGTACCCCGAAAATATCCTGATGTACATTCGCTTTTGAAAGATAGACTAACTTCGTGCTCCATGGGCAAACAGGTTAGTTATGCAGTAAAAAATGGATTTGAAATCCTTGTGAATAAAGAAATACATGGCATTGCGGACAGAGATTTTAAATTGTTTTTGAGGAATTGGCCTGGTGCATGA
- a CDS encoding 50S ribosomal protein L23: MTVINYPFITEKAMMLLENNKLQFIVDRKAKKGQIKSEVMKMYGFNVVSVCTMSTMNGQKKAIVTFSGTDAAHEIATRIGLM, from the coding sequence ATGACAGTAATTAACTATCCATTCATCACAGAAAAAGCTATGATGTTACTGGAAAACAATAAACTCCAGTTCATTGTCGACAGAAAGGCAAAAAAGGGTCAGATCAAGTCAGAAGTTATGAAGATGTATGGCTTTAACGTTGTATCTGTTTGTACAATGAGTACTATGAATGGCCAGAAGAAAGCTATCGTGACCTTCAGTGGAACTGACGCTGCTCACGAGATAGCCACACGTATTGGACTGATGTGA
- the proB gene encoding glutamate 5-kinase, with translation MSTRKELLGDINKIVVKIGTTSINQNEGKLSSTFLDSIASQVSTLHKAGKKVVIVSSGSIGLGVDVLDLDSKPREIPVRQAAAAVGQSMLMQEWSKAFNKYGLKVAQLLLTYESFSNRLTYLNLRNSMHTLLSYGVIPIINENDPICVHEIEATFGDNDKLSAMVASKTEADLLIILSDIDGLYDKNPHTNHGAKLLHLVEEINPKVESYGGKPTSLKGVGGMRTKITAAKICSLAGCHTIIANSKEKDIILRLLNGEELGTLFMANKEAPKNRIRWILLSKSCGSVEVDGGAKAAIKNSMSLLPSGITSVSGDFRRGDVIEIKSNGEVFAKGITDYSSSELSKIKGQHTNQIAEILGYKNYNHVIKKENIGLV, from the coding sequence TTGAGCACTAGAAAAGAGCTTTTAGGCGATATAAACAAGATAGTCGTGAAAATAGGAACCACATCCATAAATCAAAATGAAGGGAAACTAAGCTCTACTTTTCTGGACTCCATAGCTTCACAGGTTTCTACACTTCATAAAGCTGGAAAGAAAGTAGTAATTGTAAGCTCCGGTTCCATTGGACTGGGAGTAGACGTCCTTGATCTCGATTCAAAACCAAGGGAAATTCCTGTAAGACAAGCTGCTGCAGCAGTTGGACAGAGTATGCTTATGCAGGAATGGAGTAAAGCCTTCAATAAATATGGACTTAAAGTCGCCCAATTGCTCCTTACATATGAATCATTTTCTAACCGCCTTACATACCTGAACCTCAGGAACAGCATGCACACCCTTCTTAGTTATGGTGTTATCCCCATCATCAATGAAAATGACCCTATATGTGTGCATGAAATTGAAGCTACTTTTGGCGACAACGACAAGCTCTCTGCTATGGTTGCCAGTAAGACAGAAGCTGACCTTTTAATAATACTTTCTGATATTGATGGACTCTATGATAAGAACCCACATACTAACCATGGTGCCAAGTTGCTTCACTTAGTGGAAGAGATAAACCCTAAAGTAGAAAGCTATGGAGGAAAGCCTACAAGCCTTAAAGGTGTAGGTGGCATGAGAACGAAAATAACAGCTGCAAAGATCTGTAGCCTTGCTGGTTGTCACACAATCATAGCCAACAGCAAAGAAAAAGATATAATTCTAAGATTGTTGAATGGTGAAGAATTGGGTACGCTGTTTATGGCTAACAAAGAAGCACCAAAGAACCGGATACGTTGGATATTATTATCAAAATCATGTGGATCTGTGGAAGTTGATGGGGGTGCAAAGGCAGCTATTAAAAATAGCATGAGCCTCTTACCTTCTGGTATAACCAGTGTTAGCGGAGATTTTAGAAGAGGAGACGTCATCGAAATAAAATCCAATGGAGAAGTCTTTGCAAAAGGTATCACTGATTACTCATCAAGTGAATTATCAAAGATTAAGGGTCAGCATACTAACCAGATAGCAGAAATCCTTGGATATAAGAATTACAACCATGTGATTAAGAAAGAGAATATCGGACTAGTCTAA
- a CDS encoding 50S ribosomal protein L22: MARIDYTLEMDPKTSSKAMGSELHISPKKSRELGRALKGMRTQNAKKYLEAVVAKKQAVPFKRHCEGAGHKKGPMAGGRYPVDAAKAFLKLLENAGSNAEYKGLDPERMYIAHVATKGGRVIPGMIARARGRGSPYNTDTVNIEIILNEVR, encoded by the coding sequence ATGGCAAGGATTGATTACACTTTAGAAATGGACCCCAAAACCAGCTCTAAGGCAATGGGTTCTGAGCTTCATATCTCCCCAAAAAAATCGCGGGAACTAGGAAGGGCTCTTAAAGGAATGCGGACCCAGAATGCCAAGAAATATCTCGAAGCGGTTGTTGCCAAGAAGCAGGCAGTACCTTTCAAGAGGCACTGTGAAGGTGCAGGCCACAAGAAAGGACCAATGGCAGGCGGCAGATATCCAGTGGATGCTGCAAAGGCATTCCTCAAGCTTTTGGAGAATGCTGGAAGCAATGCTGAATATAAGGGTTTGGATCCCGAGCGCATGTATATTGCTCATGTGGCAACCAAAGGCGGCCGCGTGATTCCTGGGATGATTGCAAGGGCACGTGGAAGAGGCAGTCCGTACAATACGGATACTGTTAACATCGAGATTATATTGAACGAGGTGCGCTAA
- the rpl3p gene encoding 50S ribosomal protein L3: protein MAKGHRPRRGSLAFSPRKRAQSPIPRYRSWPVSETGIKLQDFAGYKVGMTHVVIIDDAKNSLTEGLEITVPVTVIETPAIRVAAIRAYGKDSSGERALAEAWSTEFDESLANTIKIPVKHDTNASLGKIEQLMNDGSVSDIRVVTYTVPKSISGVPKKNADIMETGISGASAKDKFEYAKSILGKEVRVSDVFKGGSLVDVAAITIGKGTQGPVKRWGIMLQKGKHSRQGSLRQIGTLGPFRPAHVNWRVPQMGQTGFHQRTECNKRIFKIGTNPEEINPVGGFMNFGLVRNDYVLIKGSVPGPSKRLIRLREPTRAKVSAMGEPQIVHISTQSKQG, encoded by the coding sequence ATGGCAAAAGGACACAGACCAAGGCGAGGATCACTCGCGTTCAGTCCGCGCAAAAGAGCACAGAGCCCCATACCACGTTACAGGTCATGGCCGGTATCAGAAACTGGAATAAAACTCCAGGATTTCGCTGGTTACAAGGTCGGTATGACCCATGTGGTAATCATCGATGATGCCAAGAACAGTCTTACAGAAGGTCTTGAGATCACAGTGCCTGTAACTGTGATCGAAACACCGGCTATTCGAGTGGCTGCCATAAGGGCCTATGGGAAAGACAGCAGCGGTGAGCGAGCTCTAGCAGAGGCTTGGAGTACAGAATTTGATGAGAGCCTTGCAAATACGATTAAGATCCCTGTAAAACATGACACTAATGCATCTTTAGGGAAGATCGAACAATTGATGAACGATGGTTCAGTTTCTGATATAAGGGTAGTAACTTATACTGTACCAAAAAGCATTTCAGGTGTTCCTAAGAAGAATGCTGACATAATGGAAACTGGAATCAGCGGTGCAAGTGCCAAGGATAAATTTGAGTACGCAAAGTCTATTCTCGGCAAAGAAGTGCGCGTAAGCGATGTTTTCAAGGGTGGCAGTTTAGTGGACGTAGCTGCTATCACAATAGGCAAGGGTACCCAGGGTCCTGTTAAAAGATGGGGTATCATGCTTCAGAAAGGTAAGCATTCCCGTCAGGGAAGCCTCAGGCAAATTGGTACTCTTGGTCCTTTCAGGCCAGCACATGTGAACTGGAGAGTACCTCAGATGGGTCAGACCGGTTTCCACCAGAGGACTGAGTGTAATAAGCGCATCTTCAAAATAGGCACAAATCCAGAGGAAATCAACCCTGTTGGAGGGTTCATGAACTTTGGTCTTGTGAGGAACGATTATGTGCTTATTAAGGGTAGTGTGCCAGGTCCTTCCAAGAGGCTCATCAGGCTGCGTGAACCTACAAGGGCGAAAGTATCCGCTATGGGTGAACCCCAGATAGTTCACATAAGCACACAGAGCAAGCAGGGGTGA
- a CDS encoding glutamate-5-semialdehyde dehydrogenase, translating into MVTDIEAKVSKAKKASITLASVGTDIKNHALEEMANALDANRQVILSANKKDMETAEKAQRKGDLSQAMVDRLKVNNSKIDGMIAGIRDVIKLEDPVGKTISSLELDNGLELYQVSCPIGLVGVIFEARPDVVPQIMALSLKSGNSTIFKGGSEALNSNKAIFNVLVEAIENVEEMPKGAFQFMETREEVMDILAMDDYIDLLIPRGSNAFVKFIQDNTKISVLGHADGICHVYVDDEADLAKAYAICFDAKVQYAAVCNAMETLLVHEKIAEKFLPKMTQMLDGASVELRCDKRSFAILEHIDFIKKLVHAVEEDWTTEYNDLVLSIKIVDSIDEAIEHINTYGSHHTDAIVTENQKKKKKFSELIDSSSVMINASTRFADGFRYGKGAEVGISTNKIHARGPVGMEGLMIYKYVLIGNGNKVVDYVGSSAKSFTHKKLDKLLSNVIQDQ; encoded by the coding sequence ATGGTTACAGACATAGAAGCAAAGGTAAGCAAAGCAAAAAAAGCATCGATTACACTTGCAAGTGTGGGCACGGATATAAAGAACCATGCACTTGAGGAAATGGCAAATGCACTGGATGCAAACAGGCAAGTCATACTTTCAGCTAATAAAAAAGATATGGAAACTGCTGAGAAAGCACAAAGAAAAGGCGATCTTTCCCAAGCGATGGTAGACAGGCTGAAGGTTAATAATAGTAAGATAGATGGGATGATAGCCGGCATCAGAGACGTAATAAAGCTCGAGGACCCAGTTGGTAAAACAATAAGTTCTTTAGAACTAGATAATGGTTTGGAGCTGTACCAAGTAAGCTGCCCAATCGGACTAGTAGGCGTGATATTTGAAGCCAGACCGGATGTTGTTCCCCAGATCATGGCACTTAGCCTTAAAAGTGGTAATTCCACCATCTTTAAAGGTGGAAGCGAGGCACTTAACTCAAACAAAGCTATATTCAACGTTTTGGTAGAAGCCATAGAGAATGTGGAAGAGATGCCAAAGGGAGCATTCCAGTTCATGGAAACCCGGGAAGAAGTAATGGATATCCTTGCAATGGATGACTATATTGACTTGCTTATACCAAGGGGTTCTAACGCTTTTGTCAAATTCATCCAAGATAATACAAAGATATCAGTACTCGGCCATGCAGATGGCATTTGCCATGTATATGTCGATGACGAAGCCGATCTGGCAAAAGCCTATGCGATCTGTTTTGATGCAAAAGTTCAATACGCTGCAGTATGCAATGCAATGGAAACATTACTTGTACATGAAAAAATCGCAGAGAAATTCTTGCCTAAAATGACCCAAATGCTGGATGGTGCTAGTGTCGAGTTGCGTTGCGATAAAAGATCCTTTGCCATATTGGAACACATAGACTTCATTAAGAAACTGGTACATGCAGTGGAAGAAGACTGGACTACAGAATATAATGACTTGGTTTTGTCTATAAAAATAGTGGATTCTATAGACGAGGCTATTGAGCACATTAATACATACGGTTCACACCATACTGACGCTATTGTGACCGAAAATCAAAAGAAAAAGAAAAAATTCTCAGAACTGATAGATTCATCGAGCGTCATGATTAACGCATCTACAAGATTTGCAGATGGTTTCAGATATGGAAAAGGCGCTGAAGTTGGCATAAGCACTAACAAGATCCATGCCAGAGGACCTGTGGGCATGGAAGGACTTATGATATACAAATATGTGCTCATAGGTAATGGAAACAAAGTTGTAGATTATGTGGGTTCATCAGCAAAGAGCTTCACACACAAAAAGCTGGACAAACTGCTTTCAAATGTGATACAAGATCAGTAA